A stretch of Thermus neutrinimicus DNA encodes these proteins:
- the rplU gene encoding 50S ribosomal protein L21: protein MFAIVKTGGKQYRVEPGLRLRVEKLEAEPGSEVTLPVLLLGGEKTRVGAPFVEGAKVVAEVLAHGKGKKITVSRFKAKVQYRRKKGHRQPYTEILIKEIQG from the coding sequence ATGTTCGCGATCGTGAAGACCGGCGGAAAGCAGTACCGGGTGGAGCCCGGGCTTAGGCTTAGGGTGGAGAAGCTCGAGGCCGAGCCCGGAAGCGAGGTCACGCTTCCCGTCCTCCTCCTGGGGGGCGAGAAGACTAGGGTGGGGGCTCCCTTCGTGGAGGGGGCCAAGGTGGTGGCGGAGGTGCTCGCCCACGGCAAGGGCAAGAAGATCACCGTCTCCCGCTTCAAGGCCAAGGTGCAGTACCGCAGGAAGAAGGGCCACCGCCAGCCCTACACGGAGATCCTCATCAAGGAGATTCAGGGGTGA
- a CDS encoding GumC family protein, whose translation MVETFGDELSLRDILEILKRQRVWILALPLVFGVLALIYGFFIAEPRYASTATVNVAPVQVQAQLEQRIQVQGQSLLTFEGLKALAFSEEVTREVWEALRKEGKLPTAWQDQGGRPGLERMVKDFRIKNETPRQQVVPQGQVPPVVASLTVEAPSPEVAARTANVWAEALVKRLSRFPSAHLETSLQVLGEEVAKAEKVYREAQARFEAFRRTSTLAQDRAELEALTGERSDYASRIEIALEPRLGERILLDRELSKIERDLAAIRGKIRFLEQELKGLPTSSSSGQLGQLPQRLENLLLDARAEEAQLLARRAALQARMAQVEARINLLKERVAKAQVEQDRINQTLEMAKNAYLALSQKRTDLQIELASSQNSLAQIIAPAYPIYEKVAPKRALILALAVFLGLVLGVMAAFMAEALRPPRPEAAAG comes from the coding sequence ATGGTGGAAACGTTTGGCGACGAGCTTTCCCTTAGGGACATCCTGGAGATCCTAAAGCGCCAGCGGGTATGGATCCTGGCCTTACCCTTGGTCTTCGGCGTTTTGGCCCTCATCTACGGCTTTTTCATTGCTGAGCCGCGGTACGCTTCTACCGCTACCGTGAACGTGGCCCCAGTGCAAGTGCAGGCCCAGTTGGAGCAGCGCATCCAGGTGCAGGGGCAAAGCCTCCTCACCTTTGAGGGGTTGAAGGCCTTGGCCTTTTCCGAGGAAGTCACCCGGGAGGTGTGGGAAGCCTTGCGGAAGGAGGGGAAGCTTCCCACCGCCTGGCAGGACCAGGGGGGAAGGCCGGGCTTGGAACGGATGGTGAAGGATTTCAGGATCAAAAACGAAACCCCTCGTCAGCAGGTGGTGCCCCAGGGGCAGGTGCCCCCGGTGGTGGCCTCCCTGACGGTGGAGGCTCCAAGCCCGGAGGTGGCAGCCAGAACAGCTAATGTTTGGGCAGAGGCCTTAGTTAAGCGCCTTAGCCGTTTTCCATCAGCTCACCTAGAAACCAGTTTGCAGGTTTTGGGGGAGGAGGTTGCCAAGGCGGAAAAGGTTTACCGGGAGGCTCAAGCCCGCTTCGAGGCCTTCCGGCGCACCAGCACCTTGGCCCAGGACCGGGCGGAATTGGAAGCTCTGACGGGGGAAAGGTCGGATTACGCCTCGAGGATCGAGATTGCCTTAGAGCCGCGGTTGGGGGAACGGATTCTCTTGGATCGGGAACTTTCAAAGATAGAAAGGGATTTGGCTGCCATACGTGGCAAGATTCGCTTCCTGGAGCAGGAACTTAAGGGCCTTCCGACCAGTTCATCCTCCGGACAGTTAGGACAGCTTCCTCAGCGTCTTGAGAATCTGCTTTTAGACGCCAGGGCAGAAGAAGCTCAGCTCCTTGCCCGCAGGGCCGCCCTCCAGGCCCGCATGGCCCAGGTGGAGGCCCGCATCAACCTCCTCAAGGAGCGGGTGGCCAAGGCCCAGGTGGAGCAGGACCGCATCAACCAGACCCTGGAGATGGCCAAGAATGCCTACCTGGCCCTTTCCCAGAAGCGGACGGACCTCCAGATAGAGCTGGCCAGCTCCCAGAACTCCCTGGCCCAGATCATCGCCCCCGCCTACCCCATCTACGAAAAGGTGGCCCCCAAGCGGGCTTTGATCCTGGCCCTGGCGGTCTTCTTGGGGCTTGTGCTGGGGGTGATGGCGGCCTTCATGGCCGAGGCCCTAAGGCCCCCTAGGCCCGAGGCGGCGGCTGGGTAG
- the rpmA gene encoding 50S ribosomal protein L27, whose amino-acid sequence MAHKKGLGSTKNGRDSQAKRLGVKRYGGQVVRAGHILVRQRGTQFKPGKNVGMGRDFTLFALVDGVVEFQDKGRLGRYVHVRPLA is encoded by the coding sequence ATGGCACATAAAAAGGGTTTGGGTTCCACCAAAAACGGCCGGGATTCCCAGGCCAAGCGCCTGGGGGTGAAGCGGTACGGGGGCCAGGTGGTGAGGGCTGGGCACATCCTGGTGCGCCAGCGGGGCACCCAGTTCAAGCCCGGCAAGAACGTGGGCATGGGCCGGGACTTCACCCTCTTCGCCCTGGTGGACGGGGTGGTGGAGTTCCAGGATAAGGGGCGGCTTGGCCGCTACGTGCACGTGCGTCCCTTGGCGTAG
- a CDS encoding glycosyltransferase family 4 protein — protein sequence MRILYLITRAEPGGAQVHLLHLFKAFRPRAELHLAVGEDKDRFLVDEAWALGVKVHTLRHLVWPISPLKDVAAVGEVLMLLRDIKPDLLHVHSSKAGFVGRLAARLAGVRSVFTAHGWAFTEGVHPARRTLAVVLERLAGRLGDGVICVSHKDLKLALENRVAPEDRLTVVWNGVPDTAQRALPGLEPPRLVMVARFSPQKDHGPLLKSLAELQDLSWTLDLVGDGPLLPQVKALAQELGLGNRVRFLGRRVDIDSVLAEAQVFVLTSRWEGLPLTILEAMRAGLPVVASDVGGVGEAVVDGHTGFLVPRGEQALLRDRLRRLLADPGLRVQMGAAARKRYEEHFTVERMVEGVWEVYSRVLGQG from the coding sequence GTGAGAATCCTTTACCTAATCACCCGCGCCGAACCAGGCGGCGCCCAGGTTCACCTTCTCCATCTGTTCAAGGCTTTCCGCCCTAGAGCGGAGCTCCATTTGGCAGTTGGGGAGGATAAGGACCGCTTCCTGGTGGATGAGGCATGGGCCTTAGGGGTAAAAGTCCACACACTTAGGCACCTTGTGTGGCCCATCTCGCCTTTGAAGGATGTGGCGGCCGTGGGGGAGGTGCTGATGTTGCTCAGGGACATAAAACCAGACCTCCTACACGTCCACTCCTCTAAGGCGGGCTTTGTAGGACGCTTGGCCGCCCGCCTTGCCGGGGTCAGAAGTGTGTTTACCGCCCATGGCTGGGCGTTTACCGAGGGCGTGCATCCTGCCCGGAGAACTTTGGCCGTGGTCCTGGAAAGGCTGGCTGGAAGGCTGGGCGATGGGGTCATTTGCGTTTCTCACAAGGACCTTAAGCTGGCTTTGGAGAACCGCGTAGCCCCAGAAGACCGCTTGACGGTGGTATGGAATGGTGTGCCGGACACAGCACAGCGTGCGCTGCCAGGCCTTGAACCCCCAAGGCTGGTAATGGTGGCGCGGTTTTCCCCGCAAAAGGATCACGGGCCTTTGTTGAAATCCCTTGCCGAGTTGCAAGACCTAAGCTGGACCCTTGATTTGGTGGGGGATGGGCCCTTATTGCCGCAGGTGAAAGCCCTGGCCCAGGAGTTGGGATTGGGAAACAGAGTGAGGTTCTTGGGACGAAGGGTAGATATAGACTCGGTTCTGGCGGAAGCGCAGGTCTTTGTTCTCACCTCCCGTTGGGAGGGGTTGCCGCTGACGATCCTCGAGGCCATGCGGGCTGGGCTTCCCGTGGTTGCTTCGGATGTGGGAGGCGTTGGCGAGGCGGTGGTGGATGGTCATACTGGATTCCTGGTTCCTCGGGGAGAGCAGGCCCTTCTTAGGGATCGACTCAGGCGGCTTCTTGCTGATCCTGGCTTGAGAGTTCAGATGGGGGCTGCCGCAAGGAAGCGTTATGAGGAGCACTTTACCGTGGAGCGGATGGTAGAAGGAGTCTGGGAGGTGTACAGCCGGGTCCTTGGTCAGGGTTAG
- a CDS encoding sugar transferase, which translates to MVRYPGREVWGVAAFNIMLFTLGLIAVLALGRIPYSGSFLTASTSLALVFHLLYLRFAPYARLALVPGGQASRLKGLVETNGGVVADWADVEGLVVDLRNPSPEVYPLLREALLRGLSVWHVATVYEQYTGRVLLEDSPGYPNPEGIGALAEADRGPYVLFKRIWETALILSLAPLILLLGSVVALLVYLELGRPVIFAQERVGMGGRPFKAYKFRTMRGSPRQGVYAGNEVDRITPLGRFLRRYRLDELPQLWNVITGDMSLVGPRPEQKVLAEKYSQEMPLYPLRHVVRPGLTGWAQVHHGYAEGWEGAWEKLSYDLYYIKYFSFWLDLRILVRTLWVVLTGFGAK; encoded by the coding sequence ATGGTTCGGTATCCCGGGCGGGAAGTATGGGGGGTTGCCGCCTTCAACATCATGCTCTTTACCCTTGGTTTAATTGCGGTGTTAGCCCTGGGCCGCATTCCCTACAGCGGAAGTTTTCTTACCGCCTCCACCAGTTTGGCCCTTGTGTTTCACCTTCTTTACCTGCGCTTTGCTCCCTATGCCCGCCTGGCTTTGGTGCCTGGTGGTCAGGCATCGCGGCTCAAGGGCCTGGTGGAGACCAATGGGGGGGTGGTGGCAGATTGGGCTGACGTGGAAGGCCTGGTGGTGGATTTACGCAATCCCTCTCCCGAGGTCTATCCCCTGCTACGGGAAGCGTTGCTACGGGGTTTATCTGTATGGCATGTGGCCACGGTGTACGAACAGTACACTGGACGAGTCCTGTTGGAAGATTCTCCTGGGTACCCGAATCCAGAGGGGATAGGGGCTCTTGCCGAGGCGGATCGAGGGCCCTACGTGCTTTTCAAGCGGATCTGGGAAACAGCATTAATCCTGTCCCTAGCTCCCTTGATTCTGCTCCTTGGGTCAGTGGTGGCCCTTTTGGTTTACCTGGAGTTGGGCAGACCCGTGATTTTCGCCCAGGAGCGGGTGGGAATGGGGGGCAGGCCTTTCAAAGCCTATAAGTTCCGCACCATGCGCGGTTCGCCCAGGCAGGGGGTGTATGCGGGAAACGAGGTGGACAGGATCACGCCCTTGGGGCGTTTTCTTAGGCGTTACCGGCTGGATGAATTGCCACAGTTGTGGAATGTGATCACAGGGGATATGAGCTTGGTGGGCCCGAGGCCTGAGCAGAAGGTATTGGCGGAGAAGTATTCCCAGGAGATGCCCCTTTACCCCCTGCGCCATGTGGTGAGGCCTGGTCTAACCGGTTGGGCCCAAGTGCATCACGGGTACGCGGAAGGATGGGAGGGGGCATGGGAAAAGTTAAGTTACGACCTGTATTACATCAAGTACTTCTCCTTTTGGCTTGACCTTAGAATTTTAGTTAGAACCCTTTGGGTTGTGTTAACGGGCTTTGGCGCAAAATAG
- the obgE gene encoding GTPase ObgE: MFRDVLTITVAAGRGGDGAISFRREKFVPKGGPDGGDGGRGGSVYLRAKGSVDSLSELSQRTYKAEDGEHGKGSGQHGRAGRDLYIEVPRGTRVFDAETGELLGDLTEEGQVLLVARGGEGGRGNTHFVTPTRQAPRFAEAGEEGERRRLRLELMLIADVGLVGYPNAGKSSLLAATTRAHPKIAPYPFTTLSPHLGVVEVGGEEGERFTLADIPGIIEGASQGKGLGLEFLRHIARTRVLLYVLDATEEPLKTFRTLRKEMEAYDPTLLRRPGLMALNKVDLLTQEEVEKKVAELAGEGLPVLPVSALTGEGLAALKEALLSLVKATPAPELPRPAPRAVVEAGVEVVPLEEGVYQVRAPQVERYLRRLKGDLSEAAGYLQEVFRRHGVEAALRAKGVRAGDTVRIGEKEFEYIPG; encoded by the coding sequence ATGTTCCGGGATGTCCTGACCATCACCGTCGCCGCCGGCAGGGGTGGCGACGGTGCCATTTCCTTCCGTCGGGAGAAGTTCGTGCCCAAAGGGGGGCCCGACGGGGGGGATGGGGGGCGTGGGGGGAGCGTCTACCTGCGGGCCAAGGGAAGCGTGGACTCCCTCTCGGAGCTTTCCCAGCGCACCTACAAGGCGGAGGACGGGGAGCACGGCAAGGGAAGTGGCCAGCACGGCCGGGCCGGGCGGGACCTCTACATCGAGGTGCCCCGGGGGACCCGGGTCTTTGATGCGGAAACCGGGGAGCTCCTGGGGGACCTCACGGAGGAGGGCCAGGTCCTCCTGGTGGCCAGGGGGGGAGAGGGGGGGCGGGGGAACACGCACTTCGTCACCCCCACCCGCCAGGCCCCCCGGTTTGCTGAGGCGGGGGAGGAGGGGGAGAGGAGGAGGCTTCGCCTCGAGCTCATGCTCATCGCCGACGTGGGCCTGGTGGGCTACCCCAACGCCGGCAAGTCCAGCCTGCTCGCCGCCACCACCCGGGCCCATCCCAAGATCGCCCCCTACCCCTTCACCACCCTGAGCCCCCACCTGGGGGTGGTGGAGGTGGGCGGGGAGGAGGGGGAGCGCTTCACCCTGGCGGACATCCCCGGGATCATCGAGGGGGCAAGCCAGGGAAAGGGCCTGGGCCTGGAGTTTCTCCGCCACATCGCCCGCACCCGGGTGTTGCTTTACGTTTTGGACGCCACCGAGGAGCCCCTTAAGACCTTCCGCACCCTGCGCAAGGAAATGGAGGCCTACGACCCCACCCTCCTAAGGCGGCCTGGCCTCATGGCCCTGAACAAGGTGGACCTCCTCACCCAGGAGGAGGTGGAAAAGAAGGTGGCGGAGCTGGCCGGGGAGGGGCTTCCCGTCCTCCCGGTGAGCGCCCTCACGGGGGAGGGTTTGGCGGCCTTGAAGGAGGCCCTCCTCAGCCTGGTGAAGGCCACCCCGGCTCCCGAGCTTCCCCGGCCGGCCCCCAGGGCCGTGGTGGAGGCGGGGGTGGAGGTGGTGCCCCTGGAGGAGGGGGTGTACCAGGTGCGGGCTCCCCAGGTGGAGCGGTACCTGAGGCGGCTTAAAGGGGATCTCTCCGAGGCGGCGGGCTACCTGCAGGAGGTTTTCCGGCGCCACGGGGTGGAGGCGGCCCTCAGGGCCAAGGGGGTGCGGGCGGGGGATACCGTGCGCATCGGGGAAAAGGAGTTTGAGTACATCCCGGGGTAA